From a single Collimonas pratensis genomic region:
- a CDS encoding WecB/TagA/CpsF family glycosyltransferase — MNTKKTIPIAGFPIVTTTSPVLARYLLYAMWLNKKITLFFANTNFIVQCNHLLDKMKNSSVTIVNDGVGMDIAAFLFRRHAFKENLNGTDFIPQLLSGADGPKRVFMVGGKPEILPKALEHMRTTLKQTVVGSCDGYAGMKQRRAGLVEEINRAQADIVLVALGNPLQEEWILANRQALDAKVVIGVGALFDFWGGYKPRAPQLVQKMRLEWLYRLCLEPRRLLRRYTVDILKFLLLCRKYDSRNAKT; from the coding sequence ATGAACACAAAGAAGACAATTCCGATTGCAGGCTTTCCCATAGTGACGACCACGTCCCCTGTATTGGCCAGGTATCTGCTGTACGCAATGTGGCTCAACAAGAAGATCACGCTGTTTTTCGCCAACACGAACTTCATCGTCCAGTGCAACCACCTGCTGGACAAGATGAAGAACAGCTCGGTGACGATAGTCAATGACGGCGTCGGCATGGATATCGCCGCTTTCCTGTTCCGCCGCCACGCCTTCAAGGAGAACCTGAACGGCACCGATTTCATACCGCAACTGCTGTCCGGGGCAGACGGCCCCAAGCGCGTGTTCATGGTGGGTGGAAAGCCGGAGATCCTGCCCAAGGCGCTTGAACATATGCGGACGACGCTGAAGCAGACCGTGGTCGGCAGCTGCGACGGCTATGCCGGCATGAAACAGCGGCGCGCCGGCCTGGTGGAGGAGATCAACCGGGCACAGGCGGACATCGTGCTGGTTGCACTCGGCAATCCGCTGCAGGAAGAGTGGATACTCGCCAACCGCCAGGCGCTGGATGCAAAAGTCGTCATCGGCGTCGGCGCTCTGTTCGATTTCTGGGGCGGCTACAAGCCGCGGGCCCCGCAGCTGGTGCAAAAGATGCGGCTGGAATGGCTGTATCGCTTGTGTCTTGAGCCGCGCCGCCTGCTGCGCCGCTATACCGTCGACATCCTGAAATTCTTGCTGTTGTGCCGCAAGTACGACAGCCGCAACGCGAAAACCTGA
- a CDS encoding mannose-1-phosphate guanylyltransferase/mannose-6-phosphate isomerase, producing MKIYPVILAGGSGTRLWPLSREAIPKQLLALRSQYSMLQETLLRLADWPELMPPLLTCGNEHRFMVAEQLRGISIEPLAILLEPEARNTAPTVAVAAHYLVQHDKDAIMLVLPADHVIGDPQAFHTAVRQAAQAVEKGALATFGIVPTAAETGYGYIRRAKTAFSGIDGCYAVEQFVEKPDRAKAETFLADAAYSWNSGMFLFQPARYLAELREYRPAIAASCQQAFDASYRDLDFCRLDEAAFAKCPAESIDYAVMENTRHAVVVPAAIGWSDIGSWSALWQIMDGDDDGNVLRGDVYTDGVSDSMIRAESRFVAVIGVKDTVVVETKDAVLVVHKDQVQGVKKIVEALRKNSRTEHMNHMRVYRPWGCYEGIDAGDRFQVKRITVNPGGKLSLQMHHHRAEHWVVVSGTARIVCGEEEKFLTENESTYIPIGVKHRLENPGKLPLHLIEVQSGSYLGEDDIVRFEDIYKRC from the coding sequence ATGAAAATATATCCTGTAATCCTGGCCGGAGGTTCCGGCACCCGCTTGTGGCCGCTGTCGCGCGAAGCCATCCCCAAGCAGCTGCTGGCGCTGCGCTCGCAATATTCGATGCTGCAGGAAACCTTGCTGCGCCTGGCCGACTGGCCGGAGCTGATGCCGCCGCTGCTCACCTGCGGCAACGAGCATCGTTTCATGGTGGCGGAGCAGCTGCGCGGCATCAGCATCGAGCCGCTGGCCATCCTGCTGGAGCCGGAAGCCAGGAATACCGCGCCGACGGTGGCGGTGGCGGCGCACTATCTGGTGCAGCATGACAAGGACGCCATCATGCTGGTGCTGCCGGCCGACCACGTGATCGGCGATCCGCAAGCCTTCCATACCGCGGTCCGGCAAGCGGCGCAGGCAGTCGAGAAAGGCGCCCTGGCGACTTTCGGCATCGTGCCGACCGCCGCCGAAACCGGCTACGGCTACATCCGCCGCGCCAAAACCGCGTTCAGCGGCATCGACGGTTGCTATGCGGTCGAACAATTCGTGGAAAAGCCGGACCGCGCCAAGGCTGAAACTTTTCTCGCCGACGCCGCGTATAGCTGGAACAGCGGCATGTTCCTGTTCCAGCCGGCGCGCTACCTGGCGGAACTGCGCGAATACCGGCCGGCCATCGCCGCCAGCTGCCAGCAGGCTTTCGATGCCTCTTACCGCGATCTCGATTTCTGCCGGCTGGATGAAGCCGCCTTTGCCAAATGCCCGGCCGAATCCATCGATTACGCGGTCATGGAAAATACCCGGCACGCGGTGGTGGTGCCGGCGGCGATCGGCTGGAGCGATATCGGATCCTGGTCCGCGCTATGGCAAATCATGGACGGCGACGACGACGGCAATGTCTTGCGTGGCGACGTGTATACCGACGGCGTGAGCGATTCGATGATTCGCGCGGAAAGCCGTTTCGTGGCGGTGATCGGGGTCAAGGACACGGTGGTGGTGGAAACCAAGGATGCAGTGCTGGTGGTGCACAAGGACCAGGTCCAGGGCGTCAAGAAAATCGTCGAGGCGCTGCGCAAGAACAGCCGCACCGAGCACATGAACCACATGCGCGTCTACCGGCCGTGGGGCTGTTATGAAGGGATAGACGCCGGCGACCGTTTCCAGGTGAAGCGGATTACCGTCAACCCGGGCGGGAAACTCTCGCTGCAGATGCATCACCACCGCGCCGAGCACTGGGTAGTGGTCAGCGGCACCGCGCGCATAGTTTGCGGTGAAGAAGAGAAATTCCTGACCGAGAATGAATCTACTTACATTCCCATTGGCGTCAAGCATCGCCTGGAAAATCCTGGGAAATTGCCGCTGCATCTGATCGAGGTGCAATCAGGCAGTTACCTGGGCGAGGACGATATTGTGCGCTTCGAAGACATTTATAAGCGTTGTTAA
- a CDS encoding phosphomannomutase/phosphoglucomutase, with protein sequence MLQLSKSIFKAYDIRGVVGVTLDEGIARQIGRAFGVAARARGENVVIIGRDGRLSGPELSAALVTGLQNAGVSVIDLGVVATPMVYFATHVLGAQSGIMVTGSHNPPDYNGFKMVLAGEAIHGETIQQLYQAIANGGAGATVAAPNGSYRRHDIKDAYLQRIVSDVKLARPMKIVIDCGNGVAGAFAGELYRALGCEVEELFCEVDGTFPNHHPDPAHPENLQDVIRALQHSDAEIGLAFDGDGDRLGVVTKDGQIIYPDRQLMLFAADVLTRHPGREILYDVKCTRHLAPWITEHGGKPLMWKTGHSLVKAKMRETGAPLGGEMSGHVFFKDRWYGFDDGMYAGARLLELLSRESDPSAVLNALPQSSSTPELQLKLEEGENFSLIEKLQGEANFPGAEDIIKIDGLRVEYVDGFGLARSSNTTPVIVMRFEAESEQALARIQSEFKRVILHAKPDAILPFPANA encoded by the coding sequence ATGTTGCAACTATCTAAATCCATTTTCAAGGCCTATGACATCCGCGGTGTCGTCGGCGTCACCCTTGACGAGGGGATTGCCCGCCAGATCGGCCGGGCCTTCGGCGTCGCTGCCCGTGCCAGAGGCGAAAACGTGGTGATCATCGGGCGCGACGGCCGATTGTCGGGGCCGGAACTGAGCGCGGCCCTGGTGACGGGCTTGCAAAATGCGGGCGTGAGCGTGATCGACCTGGGCGTGGTGGCGACTCCCATGGTGTATTTCGCTACCCACGTACTTGGCGCGCAGTCCGGCATCATGGTCACCGGCAGCCATAATCCACCCGATTACAATGGCTTCAAGATGGTGCTGGCGGGAGAGGCGATCCATGGCGAGACTATCCAGCAGCTGTATCAAGCCATCGCCAATGGCGGCGCCGGCGCGACCGTCGCAGCGCCCAACGGCAGTTACCGGCGGCACGACATCAAGGATGCCTACCTGCAGCGGATTGTCAGCGATGTGAAGCTGGCGCGGCCGATGAAGATCGTGATCGATTGCGGCAACGGCGTCGCCGGCGCGTTTGCCGGCGAGCTGTATCGCGCGCTCGGCTGCGAGGTGGAGGAGCTGTTCTGCGAAGTGGACGGTACTTTCCCTAACCATCACCCCGATCCGGCGCATCCGGAAAATCTGCAGGACGTGATCCGCGCCTTGCAGCATTCCGACGCGGAAATCGGGCTGGCGTTCGATGGCGACGGTGATCGTCTCGGCGTGGTGACCAAAGATGGCCAGATCATCTATCCGGATCGGCAGCTGATGCTGTTCGCCGCGGATGTGCTGACGCGCCATCCCGGCCGCGAGATCCTGTATGACGTCAAATGCACGCGCCACTTGGCGCCGTGGATCACCGAACATGGCGGCAAGCCGTTGATGTGGAAGACTGGCCATTCCCTGGTCAAGGCCAAGATGCGTGAAACCGGCGCGCCGCTGGGCGGCGAGATGAGCGGCCATGTTTTCTTCAAGGACCGCTGGTACGGTTTCGACGATGGCATGTACGCCGGCGCGCGCCTGCTGGAACTGCTGAGCCGGGAAAGCGACCCGTCGGCAGTGCTGAATGCCTTGCCGCAATCGTCCAGTACGCCCGAACTGCAATTAAAGCTGGAAGAGGGCGAGAATTTCTCGCTAATCGAAAAGTTGCAGGGTGAGGCGAATTTCCCCGGGGCGGAAGACATCATCAAGATTGACGGCCTGCGGGTTGAATATGTGGATGGCTTCGGTCTGGCGCGTTCATCCAACACCACGCCGGTGATCGTGATGCGTTTTGAAGCAGAATCGGAACAGGCGCTGGCGCGGATTCAATCCGAGTTCAAGCGCGTGATTCTGCATGCCAAACCGGATGCCATATTGCCATTCCCTGCCAACGCCTAG
- a CDS encoding sugar phosphate nucleotidyltransferase — protein sequence MKAMILAAGKGTRVRPLTYDLPKPMIPILGKPVMAYLVEYLASYGVREIMVNVSYLHHKIEEYFGDGSQYGVQIGYSFEGYTNERGEVVAEPLGSAGGMKKIQQFGHFFDDTTIVICGDALIDLDLSSALFEHKNKGAMASVITKEVPWDKVNNYGVVVMDQDGRVQSFQEKPQQHEALSNFASTGIYIFEPEAIDLIPADTMFDIGSELFPLMAQKNLPFYAQQRFFNWTDIGTVTDFWSVLQSVLQGHVAQLEIPGKQIADGLWAGLNTSIDWDGTTIEGPVYIGSGCRIDAGCKIVGPTWIGNGSHICSGAQVERSVLFEYTRILGDARLDEVIVFKEYSVNRAGEMRRLAEVDNQDWGDARDRLLEPVTSLE from the coding sequence ATGAAAGCAATGATTCTAGCTGCAGGCAAAGGAACGCGCGTTCGTCCGCTGACCTACGATCTGCCGAAACCCATGATACCGATCCTGGGCAAACCGGTGATGGCCTACCTGGTCGAGTATCTGGCCAGTTACGGGGTGCGCGAGATCATGGTCAACGTCAGCTACCTGCATCACAAGATCGAAGAGTATTTCGGCGACGGCAGCCAGTACGGTGTGCAGATCGGCTACTCCTTCGAAGGCTACACCAACGAGCGCGGCGAAGTGGTGGCGGAGCCGCTGGGATCGGCGGGCGGCATGAAGAAGATCCAGCAATTCGGTCATTTTTTTGACGACACCACGATTGTCATCTGCGGCGATGCCTTGATCGACCTGGATCTCAGTTCGGCTCTGTTCGAGCACAAGAACAAGGGCGCCATGGCCAGCGTGATCACCAAGGAAGTACCTTGGGACAAAGTCAACAACTACGGCGTGGTGGTGATGGACCAGGACGGGCGGGTGCAATCGTTCCAGGAAAAGCCGCAGCAACATGAAGCCTTGTCGAATTTCGCCAGCACCGGCATTTACATTTTCGAACCGGAAGCGATCGACCTGATTCCGGCTGACACGATGTTCGATATCGGTTCCGAACTGTTTCCGCTGATGGCGCAGAAAAACCTCCCGTTCTATGCGCAGCAACGGTTTTTCAACTGGACCGACATCGGCACCGTGACCGATTTCTGGAGCGTCTTGCAAAGCGTATTGCAAGGCCATGTCGCGCAACTGGAGATTCCGGGAAAGCAGATCGCCGATGGCTTGTGGGCTGGCCTCAACACCAGTATAGACTGGGACGGAACGACTATCGAAGGGCCGGTGTACATCGGCTCGGGTTGCCGCATCGACGCCGGCTGCAAGATCGTCGGCCCGACCTGGATCGGAAACGGCAGCCATATCTGCAGCGGCGCGCAAGTGGAACGCAGCGTGCTGTTCGAATACACCCGCATCCTTGGCGATGCGCGGCTGGACGAGGTGATCGTGTTCAAGGAATACAGCGTGAACCGCGCCGGCGAGATGCGCCGGCTGGCCGAAGTCGACAACCAGGACTGGGGCGACGCGCGCGACCGCTTGCTGGAACCGGTCACTTCCTTGGAATGA
- a CDS encoding glycoside hydrolase family 5 protein, giving the protein MNKFLFSIAAMVAALLCQPSMASCLDGKPLAGVNLSGAEFAAEKLPGKVFTDYVYPDLDEMRQFQSMGMNTFRLPFLWERLQPQLFGELDQAELQRIKDSVAAASSIGVCLILDVHNYGQYRGKPIGSPQVPRAALVDLWQRLLVNFKDPANVAFDLMNEPAKLPTAEWAATAQETLSALRRKGSRHLIMVPGGGWSGAHSWYAKDGLVSNADAFRFFHDPLNNYMIEVHQYADADFSGTGNDCVDPARLSAIMADVALWATSTRRRLFLGEFGVPANQPCLAALAAMMDAIKGNSAWGGWTYWAAGQWLATYPFSVQPDGSGERPQMSILKQAMPSQGKQ; this is encoded by the coding sequence ATGAATAAATTCCTGTTTTCGATCGCGGCCATGGTTGCTGCCTTGCTTTGCCAGCCGTCGATGGCCAGTTGCCTGGACGGCAAGCCCCTGGCCGGCGTCAACCTCAGCGGCGCCGAGTTCGCGGCGGAGAAATTGCCCGGCAAGGTATTCACCGACTACGTGTATCCGGACCTGGACGAAATGCGCCAGTTTCAATCCATGGGCATGAACACCTTCCGCCTGCCGTTTCTTTGGGAAAGGCTCCAGCCACAGCTGTTCGGCGAGCTGGACCAGGCCGAACTGCAGCGCATCAAGGATAGCGTTGCGGCCGCCAGTTCAATTGGCGTCTGCCTGATCCTCGATGTGCACAACTATGGCCAGTATCGCGGCAAGCCGATTGGTTCGCCGCAAGTGCCGCGTGCAGCCCTGGTCGACCTCTGGCAGCGTCTGCTGGTCAATTTCAAGGATCCGGCCAACGTCGCCTTCGACCTGATGAACGAGCCGGCCAAGCTGCCGACCGCGGAATGGGCGGCAACCGCGCAAGAGACGTTGAGCGCCTTGCGCAGGAAAGGCTCGCGGCATCTGATCATGGTTCCCGGGGGCGGCTGGAGCGGCGCCCATTCCTGGTATGCAAAAGACGGCCTGGTGTCGAATGCCGACGCCTTCCGCTTCTTTCACGATCCGCTCAATAACTACATGATCGAAGTCCATCAATACGCGGACGCGGATTTTTCCGGCACCGGCAACGATTGCGTGGACCCGGCCCGCCTGAGCGCAATCATGGCCGACGTCGCCCTCTGGGCCACCTCGACCAGGCGCCGCCTGTTCCTGGGCGAATTCGGGGTGCCGGCCAACCAGCCATGCCTGGCGGCCTTGGCGGCGATGATGGATGCAATCAAGGGCAATTCCGCCTGGGGCGGCTGGACCTATTGGGCCGCGGGGCAGTGGCTGGCAACTTATCCGTTCAGCGTGCAGCCTGACGGCAGCGGTGAGCGGCCGCAAATGTCGATCCTGAAGCAAGCCATGCCATCCCAAGGCAAACAATAG
- a CDS encoding glycosyltransferase family 2 protein — MKFSLVLATVGRFDELVRFLESLDAQDYRNFELIVVDQNGDDRLVALLRRYRQKFSLRHVRALARGVSCARNLGLELVDGDVIAFPDDDCWYPAGLLQKVATVLNSHPELDGITGRFTDGDGNTEGRWLENSVLLNRYNVWRGAIEFSIFLRQRVIDVVGPFDETLGVGAGTAWGAAEGTDYLLRSLRYGFKLKFMADMTLHHPVKTSHFDANACNRQQKYEAGIGRVMRINHYPFWYFPITCMRTCCGVLVALAGGNFLKARFKYLSVLARMRGWRA, encoded by the coding sequence ATGAAATTTTCGCTGGTGTTGGCTACGGTAGGACGGTTTGACGAGCTGGTGCGCTTTCTGGAATCGCTGGACGCGCAGGATTACCGCAACTTTGAATTGATCGTGGTCGACCAGAACGGCGACGACCGGCTGGTCGCGCTGCTGCGGCGCTATCGTCAGAAATTCTCGCTGCGCCATGTGCGCGCGCTGGCGCGCGGCGTATCGTGTGCACGCAATCTTGGCCTGGAACTGGTGGATGGCGATGTGATTGCCTTTCCCGACGACGATTGCTGGTATCCGGCCGGCTTGCTGCAAAAAGTCGCCACTGTATTGAACAGTCATCCGGAGCTGGATGGCATTACCGGGCGCTTCACCGATGGCGACGGCAACACCGAGGGCCGCTGGCTGGAAAACAGTGTGTTGCTGAATCGCTATAACGTATGGCGCGGCGCGATTGAGTTCAGCATATTCCTGCGTCAGCGCGTGATTGACGTGGTCGGGCCGTTCGACGAGACGCTGGGCGTCGGCGCCGGCACGGCCTGGGGCGCCGCAGAGGGGACCGATTATCTTCTGCGCAGCCTGCGCTATGGCTTCAAGCTGAAATTCATGGCCGACATGACCTTGCATCATCCGGTAAAGACCAGCCATTTCGATGCTAACGCCTGTAACCGGCAACAGAAATATGAGGCTGGAATAGGGCGCGTGATGCGGATCAATCACTATCCGTTCTGGTATTTCCCGATTACCTGCATGCGGACTTGCTGCGGTGTCCTGGTGGCGCTGGCGGGCGGTAATTTTCTCAAGGCCAGGTTCAAGTACCTGAGCGTGCTGGCGCGAATGCGCGGCTGGCGCGCGTAG
- a CDS encoding lipopolysaccharide biosynthesis protein, whose translation MNQKSSGLASGSIWSIIDNLAQQAISFVIFAVLARFLAPDAFGLLTVAHLFILFTRLVVFDAIAMPVIRGGAPDDRLYSWVFTCCAAVALLLTALMFFSAGVVSSMYRAPELKPVLQGMSLSVLFFGLVRAYEARLVRKMMFRQLAVRSIGSVLTGGVVGIALAASGWGPMSLVVQQVTASGLALVLVVAQSRWLPRIVFDRGLSRKYWNDIRQVGLSGVLSFANTNGDSLLVSIFLGPYATGLYNLAKRVTSSVYLVIASSMQKVALPVFSDAGADLSALSRGYLKIVGITLFCVAPLLCFQAVLAEPLVAAVFGAKWLPAAPIVGVLALLYLLSSIVHLNDYLFFSLGRNRVPVLLGIAQLALATLLAVNFYHFGLLGMSLSFCGAYLLVFPISQILLNRALGLKLRAMWYALAPPLVGSLILVLGLLLYLSLIPPGLGNAALVAGGVFIACFLYPFMVAVTGWRIRAVNASWHGLLLSAMRLGRMR comes from the coding sequence ATGAATCAGAAGAGCAGTGGGCTGGCGTCCGGATCGATCTGGTCGATCATCGATAATCTCGCCCAGCAAGCCATTTCATTCGTGATCTTTGCAGTGCTGGCGCGCTTTCTGGCGCCGGACGCGTTTGGCTTGCTGACCGTCGCCCATCTCTTTATCCTGTTCACCCGGCTGGTGGTGTTCGACGCCATCGCCATGCCGGTGATACGCGGCGGCGCTCCGGACGACCGGCTCTATTCTTGGGTGTTTACTTGTTGCGCAGCAGTTGCCTTGCTGCTGACGGCCTTGATGTTTTTTTCCGCGGGCGTGGTGTCTTCCATGTACCGGGCGCCGGAATTGAAGCCGGTATTGCAGGGCATGAGCCTGTCGGTGCTTTTTTTTGGCCTGGTGCGCGCCTACGAAGCCAGGCTGGTGCGCAAGATGATGTTCCGCCAGCTGGCAGTCCGCTCGATCGGCTCTGTCTTGACCGGCGGCGTAGTTGGCATCGCGCTTGCCGCTAGCGGCTGGGGCCCGATGTCGCTGGTGGTGCAGCAGGTCACTGCCTCCGGCTTGGCGCTGGTGCTGGTGGTGGCGCAAAGCCGCTGGCTGCCGCGCATCGTGTTTGACCGCGGTTTGAGCAGGAAATACTGGAACGACATCCGCCAGGTCGGATTGAGTGGTGTCCTGAGCTTTGCCAATACCAATGGCGATTCGCTGTTGGTCAGTATTTTCCTGGGACCGTACGCCACCGGTTTGTACAACCTGGCAAAAAGAGTGACCTCGTCGGTGTATCTGGTGATCGCCAGCTCCATGCAAAAAGTCGCTTTGCCGGTATTTTCGGATGCCGGCGCCGACCTCTCCGCGCTCAGCCGCGGCTACCTGAAGATCGTCGGCATCACGCTGTTTTGCGTGGCGCCTTTGCTGTGCTTCCAGGCGGTGCTGGCAGAGCCTCTGGTGGCCGCCGTGTTCGGCGCCAAATGGCTGCCGGCGGCGCCTATTGTCGGCGTGCTGGCCTTGCTGTACCTGCTGTCGTCCATCGTTCACTTGAACGACTACCTGTTTTTCTCGTTGGGCAGGAACCGCGTGCCGGTGCTGCTCGGCATCGCGCAATTGGCGCTGGCGACCTTATTGGCGGTCAATTTTTATCACTTTGGCCTGCTTGGCATGAGCTTGTCGTTCTGCGGCGCCTACCTGCTGGTTTTCCCGATTTCCCAGATCCTGTTGAACCGTGCCCTTGGCCTCAAGCTGCGGGCGATGTGGTACGCGCTGGCGCCGCCGCTGGTGGGCAGCTTGATTCTGGTTTTAGGGCTGCTGCTTTATCTGTCGCTGATTCCGCCAGGTCTTGGCAACGCAGCTCTGGTTGCGGGCGGTGTTTTTATTGCCTGTTTTTTGTACCCGTTCATGGTGGCCGTCACCGGCTGGCGAATCAGGGCGGTTAACGCTTCCTGGCACGGCTTGCTGCTGTCAGCCATGCGCCTTGGCCGCATGCGATAA